ATTACTAACAACTATCCTGTTGGGTTGCCAAAAGGCATCTAGCCCGGTAATATCTGGTCCGGAACACGCCGTAAACGATGTAACCGCATATTTCCCGAGTGAATCCAATATGATCTGGGTTTATCAGGGAGAGGGCAACGAATTTGCCGGCTTTACCCGGCGGGTGATGATTCGGCAAGGCAATCGGGTGCAGTTTAGTGAAGACAACGGTGGTACAAAAATGATGATGGTGTTCCAGGTTTCAGCAGGAGAGGTAAAGCGGACGTTTTTTGTACCTGAATTCTATACGGATAAGAATATGCTGAATGAACCGGATAATCTGGCGGAAGTGATACTAAAGGCACCGTTAAAAAGCGGTGCTGTGTGGCAGGATGCAAGAAACAGGCGGGAAGTGCTGGGTATTAGCGAGAAGATAACAGTACCGGCCGGTACTTTTGAAAACGTGGTTAAAATCAAGGTTACTCCTTTACAGGGAGGACCTCAAGGCAGTCAATTATTAGAATACTACGCGCCTAATACGGGATTGATTTTGCGGGAATTTACCGCCGGGGATAATTTCAAAGTTTTGTCAAAACTAGATAATTTTAAGCCTTGATCCAATTTTGAAGACACCCACTTCTATAAGTGGGTGTTACCACTTCCAAACTTCGGTGGGGGTAGAGTCCCCCACCGAAGCCCCGAAGTTTAGCAGAAGCTAAACGAGTTCACTATTCCAATACTTCCGTAAACAGGATCACGGTCACAATATCGTCTTGATTTACCGGAGTATTGTAGGTCCTGGAAAGGAACTGCTGCATTTGGCTAATGCTGGTGATATTGGGATTTTCTATTTGTAGATCCTGGCGGGAAAGATTCGATATTTTTTTTACCAGAATTCGGTCGATAATAGCAGTATATACTTTTTTCCTGCCGGCAACCGGTTTGCCTACCGTTATCCAGACTACTTCGTCTTCACAATATTTTTTGGTTTTATCACCTAAACGTACGGTACCCTGTTGGCGATAATCCTTGTCGCCGGCACGGCAGTAGTAGTTTTCCGGTGAAAAGTTTATTGATTTCATAGTAGACCTCCGGCTGTTAAATGTTTTAAACGGCTTTCTTTAGACGGCATTGCCGGTAAATCGGGTTCGAAAATGCAAAAATGGCGCCGGTGGTAAAATTAATATTTACCATAAGCGCCATTGCTTAAAAAAAGTCTTTGATATGAATAGGGTAGCATACTGCCAGGGGAAAAACTATGGGATATCCTAACAAAGATAGAGGGTGTCAATTGGGCATATATCACGAAGAAATATGGGTATTTTGTTGACCTTATTAATAAAATTTGATATCCTTAAAGAATCATATAATAATCATATACTGAGCGTTCATAATCACATTCAAATGTGATTTAGTCGAAGAAGACTGTAATGTCGTGCATCCATGACATTATAGTCTTCTTTTTTAGATTATGCTTTGTATTGGGGAGAAGGGCGGGGATGACAGGATGATAAGTTGCCGGGAAGTGATAAATCTGCGTTCACTGGCTAAGATTAAGGTTGTGGCGGGTCATGCCGGTTTGGACCGGATTGTGCGCTGGGTACATTTTCTCGATCTGCCGGATGTTGTCCCCTGGGTACAGGGGGGAGAGCTGCTTTTTATTACCGGCATAGGATTGAACGGTGATACGCAAAGGCTGGCAGATGTTGTGCGGGGCATTATCGCTAAAAAATTGGCTGGGCTGGTAATTTATATTGGCCCTTATATAAAAGAAACTCCGGTCGAGGTCATCACTTTGGCGGAGGAAGCAAAGTTTCCGGTTTTTGAACTGCCATGGGAGGTCAAGCTTGTCGAGGTGACTCAGGAAGTATGCAGTTTTATTGTGATGAAACAAACGGAAGAACGGTCGCTAAACGATCTTTTGGAACAGATTCTTTTCCGTTCGTTGGAAGACCCGGAACTGTTGAGTCAACGCGCAGCCTATTACGGCTATGATTTGTCCAAACCGCATCAAGTAGCCATCATAAACCCTACTAATTTAGCATTATTCATCCAGGAGAAAAATCTGAAAGACGAAAAGGCGTTAGTTGCCTTTAAGATACGGTTTGAACAAACAGTACGTGAGATTTTAACCATGCGCAGCACAAAAATCCTTTCGATGCTGCGGCTGGACGAAGTTATTTTACTACTGCCCCATGAGAAGAAAATCACAGGATCGCGGTATAATATTGCGATCTTAGCAGACATTGTGGAGAAACTTTCTGCTAAGATGCCCGGTTTAGAGATAGCGGCGGGTTTAGGCGGGAGATTTGAAGATTTGCGTGGCGCCAGGCCGAGCTATATTCAGGCTAATAAAGCCCTGCGGTTTGCCGCATTTAAGACTGTCTCCCGGCCGATTTATGCCTATGAACGTCTGGGAATTTATAAGCTGTTATTCGAGATCGAGCCCGCTAAGCTGGCTTCCTATTATCAGGATGTGATCCAGCCGCTCAATGACTACGATAACGATCAGCAAATGGAGCTGGTAGCCAGCCTGTTTGCTTACTTTGAAGAAAATGGCAATGCCGTAAAAACTGCCAGGCGACTCTTTGTCCACCGCAATACATTGGACTATCGTCTGAAAAAGGTTGAGGAAATCACCGGGAGAAATTTAAATGATGCCTATGACCGCCTGACGCTGCAATTGGGTGTAATTATCGGGAAACATTTGACCCGTGAAGTTGATGATTTATTGTAATACTTAAAGCTTAGCGAGCTTAATGAGTTTAATGAACTTAATAAGATCACAAAATATGCAAGCGTATTTTATGAGATATGCACATAGACGTATGGGGCCATATTTGTTACATTTTATACATAAATAAATCAGTAACAATGAGTGTGAGTGCTTTCAAAAACAACAATTGTATTTAGCAATGACGCTGAATCAATATCCGCGGGATATTATCAGCGTTTTTTGTTTTGAATGGCTCATTTCAGAGAGGGGTCTTATAATGGGCAAGCCGGAAAAACTTACGGAAGGACTTTTGCAAAGAAAAAATAATGCAGTTGCAAGAGGGATATCAAACTCCACCACAATTTTTGTTAAAGAGGCAAGGGGAGCTGTTATCACAGATGTAGAGGACAGGCAATTTCTTGATTTTTATGCGGGTATTGGCACTCTTAACGTCGGTCATTGCCCGGAACCGGTGGTCAAAGCTATCCAGAGCCAGGCGGCGAAATTACTCCATTCCTGTTTCATGGTGACTATGTACGAGCCTTATGTCGCTTTGGCTGAAATGCTAAATTCGATAACACCGGGGTCATTTCCCAAAAAGACGATGTTTGCCAACAGCGGGGCGGAAGCAGTGGAAAATGCAGTTAAAATCGCCCGGCATGCCGCCAAAAAGACAGGTATTATTTCTTTTGAATGTGCTTTCCACGGACGTACGCTAATGACCATGAGCCTTACCAGTAAAGTGAAACCGTATAAATATGGATTCGGTCCCTTGGCGCCGGATATTTACAAGGTTCCGTCCGCCTATTGCTACCGTTGTCATTATCAGTCCACATACCCCGGCTGCGGCCTGCATTGTCTGGATAATTTCGAACGTTTTTTCACAGCGGAAATTGACGCCGAACATATTGCGGCAATGATTATCGAACCCATTCAGGGCGAAGGCGGGTTCCTGGTACCGCCGCCGGAGTTTTTGCCAGGTTTAAAATCCATCTGTGAAAGTAAGGGAATTTTGTTTATTGCCGACGAGGTGCAAACTGGTTTTGCAAGAACCGGGAAAATGTTTGCGGTGGAACACTGGGGGGTCGAACCTGATTTAATGACGACAGCCAAATCCATTGCCGCCGGTGTACCCTTAAGTGCTGTAACCGGCAAAGCGGAGATTATGGATGTGCCGGAACCCGGCAATATTGGCGGAACTTATGGCGGCAATCCTCTGGCCTGCGCTGCCGGGCTGGAAACTATCCGCTTTATTCAGGATAACGGTCTTTGCGGCCGGGCAGAGGTGATTGGCCGTCAGACTATGACAAGGCTGAAGGCTTTGCAGGAAAGATGTCCGGCAATCGGTGATGTCCGGGGCCTTGGCGCCATGATTGGCATCGAACTGGTCAAAGACAGGCAAACGAAAGAGCCTGCTAAACAGCTAGTGGGAAAAGTTGTGGCCGATTGCTTGCAGCAAGGGCTTATCATCCTTGGCGCCGGCATATACGGCAATGTGATTCGCTTGTTAATTCCCCTGGTAGTTACCGATGAACAGTTGGACAGGGGACTGGCAATTCTGGAAGAAAGCATCCTCCGGGCCAGTGCAGTATCCTAAGTAAATACGGACAGCATTTAACACAGAAGGATTGTTTGGCGGGCAAAGGCGCTTGTCGGCAGCTTACAGCTGTTGATACGCGCTTTTTTTATATAGCTCTTATAAAAACTTATAAAAATGCTGGGAGGTATTCTCTGTGAAAAAAATTATGCTGCTTGTCTTATGTTTGCTAGTGTCCTTATCACTTGTTCTTACCGGCTGCAATGGCTTGAAGACGGAAAACCGTGATTATTACAAGGTCGGGGTTATCACTTCCCTGTCCGGCTCGGAAGCATATGGCGGTAATGTTACCCGCCGGGGTTATGAACTCTGGGCGGAAACAGTGAACAAAAAAGGCGGGATCAAGGTCGGGGATAAGTCTTACCAGGTTAAGCTGATATTTGCTGATGACCAAAGTGATCCTAACGCCGGCGCTGATGCGGTACAGCGAATGATCACATCGGAAAATGTGGACTTTATTTTAGGGCCTTATACCAGCGGTGTTACTATGGCGGTAGCGCCGATTTTAGAAAAGTACAAAGTTCCTATGATAACAGGCTCGGCGGAATCGCCGCTGATTTGGAAACAAAAATTCAAGTACACCTTTGGAACGATTCCGGCGGTTGATTTAACCGGCAGCAACCCCATCGGCACCCTGGCGAAAAATGTGCAGCCTGCTCCCAGTACCATAGCAATTCTTGGTGTGAATGATCCCTTCTCCAAGGCTGTAGCCGAAGCTTTTAAGGCGGCTGCCGAAAAAGAAGGACTTAAAGTCGTTAAATATGA
This window of the Methylomusa anaerophila genome carries:
- a CDS encoding RNA-binding protein; translation: MKSINFSPENYYCRAGDKDYRQQGTVRLGDKTKKYCEDEVVWITVGKPVAGRKKVYTAIIDRILVKKISNLSRQDLQIENPNITSISQMQQFLSRTYNTPVNQDDIVTVILFTEVLE
- a CDS encoding PucR family transcriptional regulator gives rise to the protein MISCREVINLRSLAKIKVVAGHAGLDRIVRWVHFLDLPDVVPWVQGGELLFITGIGLNGDTQRLADVVRGIIAKKLAGLVIYIGPYIKETPVEVITLAEEAKFPVFELPWEVKLVEVTQEVCSFIVMKQTEERSLNDLLEQILFRSLEDPELLSQRAAYYGYDLSKPHQVAIINPTNLALFIQEKNLKDEKALVAFKIRFEQTVREILTMRSTKILSMLRLDEVILLLPHEKKITGSRYNIAILADIVEKLSAKMPGLEIAAGLGGRFEDLRGARPSYIQANKALRFAAFKTVSRPIYAYERLGIYKLLFEIEPAKLASYYQDVIQPLNDYDNDQQMELVASLFAYFEENGNAVKTARRLFVHRNTLDYRLKKVEEITGRNLNDAYDRLTLQLGVIIGKHLTREVDDLL
- the gabT gene encoding 4-aminobutyrate--2-oxoglutarate transaminase, encoding MGKPEKLTEGLLQRKNNAVARGISNSTTIFVKEARGAVITDVEDRQFLDFYAGIGTLNVGHCPEPVVKAIQSQAAKLLHSCFMVTMYEPYVALAEMLNSITPGSFPKKTMFANSGAEAVENAVKIARHAAKKTGIISFECAFHGRTLMTMSLTSKVKPYKYGFGPLAPDIYKVPSAYCYRCHYQSTYPGCGLHCLDNFERFFTAEIDAEHIAAMIIEPIQGEGGFLVPPPEFLPGLKSICESKGILFIADEVQTGFARTGKMFAVEHWGVEPDLMTTAKSIAAGVPLSAVTGKAEIMDVPEPGNIGGTYGGNPLACAAGLETIRFIQDNGLCGRAEVIGRQTMTRLKALQERCPAIGDVRGLGAMIGIELVKDRQTKEPAKQLVGKVVADCLQQGLIILGAGIYGNVIRLLIPLVVTDEQLDRGLAILEESILRASAVS
- a CDS encoding amino acid ABC transporter substrate-binding protein, translated to MKKIMLLVLCLLVSLSLVLTGCNGLKTENRDYYKVGVITSLSGSEAYGGNVTRRGYELWAETVNKKGGIKVGDKSYQVKLIFADDQSDPNAGADAVQRMITSENVDFILGPYTSGVTMAVAPILEKYKVPMITGSAESPLIWKQKFKYTFGTIPAVDLTGSNPIGTLAKNVQPAPSTIAILGVNDPFSKAVAEAFKAAAEKEGLKVVKYDIVPAGTDFTPLISAIKGLNPDILAVGGHEKEHMEIIKASKSLGLMPKVFLMHYGITTPDFIKNLGKDSDFVMGATTWTPDLNYKDEVFGSTKEYVEAAKLRYGTTPDYTEAACAATGEIFAAALAKINAPPALNEEQREKLAKALEEVKLETSLYGPIQFATDGNWYHNNTGLKALTIQLMNGEQVIVGPKEVKLKDPVYPVPALSSR